The Actinoplanes sp. N902-109 genomic interval ACTCGATGGCCTGCCGTCGTTCCTGGGCCGCGGCGCGGGCCCGCAGCGTGTCGTCCACGCCGAGCAGCTCGGCCAGCTCGTCCAGCAGCGGCACGTCGGCCGCGGTCCAGCGGCTGTCCCGGGGGCGCAGCAGCAGCTCCCGCTCGGCGGTGCTGAGCTCGACGGCCGCCGACTGCAGCCGGTCCGCGTCGCTGAGCAGGTCGCGCAGCACCCGGCGCGGGGTGAGCACCGGCCACAGGTCGAACAGGGCCTGCTGCACGTCGAGGTCCTCGCGCAGCTCGCGGCGGGTCTCGGCGAGGTCGGCCTCCTCCAGCAGGTTGTCCCCGCCCAGCGGGTCGGCGCCGATGCGCTCGGCGATCTGCAGCGACAGCGCGTGGATGGCCTCGGTGACGAAGATCGACCGGGCCACGTTGTGCGGCCGGCCGGAGCGCCGGGCCGCCGCGCGGGCGTCCTCGCAGACCGCGCGTTCGATGCGCAACGGATAGCCGTCGTGGTCGACCTCGATGTAGTCGTCCGGCACGGTCTGCCGGTCGGCCACCGCCTTGGCCAGCACGTCCAGCATGCCCAGCCGGCCCTTGAGCGCGGCGGCCTCGGGGGCCTCGGTGGCGCGGGCGGTCACGCCGGGGAACATGTCGCCGAGCGTGGCCAGCAGCACCCCGGTCTCCGCCAGCGACGGCAGCACCTGCGAGATGTAGCGCAGGAACGTCGCGTTCGGACCGAGGATCAGCACACCCTGCCGGGTCAGCTGCTGCCGGTACGTGTAGAGCAGGTACGCGGCCCGGTGCAGCGCGACGGCCGTCTTGCCGGTGCCGGGGCCGCCCTGCACCACCAGCACCCCCGCCAGCCCGGACCGGATCACCTCGTCCTGCTCGGCCTGGATGGTCTCGACGATGTCGCGCATGCGCCCGGTGCGCCCGGCGGTCAGCGCGGACAGCAGCGCCGCCTCGCCGGTCACGTCCTCCCGGCCGCTGGTGCCCCCGGCGTCGAGGTCGAGCACCTCGTCGTCGACGCCGACCAGCTTGCGGCCGCGGGTGCGCAGGTGCCGCCGCCGGGTGACGCCCTCCGGCGACACGGCGGTGGCGAGGTAGAACGGGCGGGCCGCCGGGGCCCGCCAGTCGACGAGCAGCGGATCTTCCTCACGGTCCTCGGCGAACAGTCCGATGCGGCCGATGTAGCGCGGGTTGTCCGCGGTGAAATCGAGCCGGCCGAAGCACAGTCCGTTCTCGACCGAGTTCATCTGGGCCACCTGTTCGGCCCAGTGGCTGCGCACAGCTTCCCGCTGCGAACGTCCTTGCGGGGTGCCACCGGATTCGAGCAGGGTGGCCCGCAACCGGTCGGCAGCCTGCTCCCGCAGCACGTCGAGGCGCTGGTACAGCGTGGTCAGGTAAGCCTGCTCGGACTCGATGGTTTCGGTGCCGTCGGCAGAGCTTGACAAAACTGCTCCCTGTTGTGGTAACATCGCCGGGTCAGCGACCATTTGTGGTCGCTTTTTTCGTTTCTGAACAAACGAAAAGAATAGCCCACGGCTGTTACCGGCGGTATGCCCGCGCCCCGGCGCCCCCGACGCTCGCTGTCGCGAATCCGTCATCGATCCCGCGCGGGCGGGCCGCGGACCTCAGGCGGCCACCGGCAGGCCGTCCACACCGGTCACGGCCAGCCGGTCACGCAGGGTCCCGTGGGCGCCGATCTGGTCGTAGTACGCCGCCCGGCGGCGCGCGACGCAGCCGTCCTTGAGCCCGGTCGCCAGGGTCGGCTCGAGGTGCGTGTTCAGCCCATCCTTGAGCAGCGACAACGCCTCGGCACGCAGCTGCGACACCCGCGACTCGGTGACGCCCAGCTCGGCCGCGATCATCGCCATCGGCCGCTCCTCGAAGAAGTAGCCGGTGATCACCGCGCGCAGCCGGTCCGGTAGCACGTCCACCGCGTGCCGCAGGTAGCCCAGCCGCTCCCGGCGGATCAGCATCTCCTCGGGGCCCGCGCTGGGCTCGGTCACCATGTCGTCAGCGCCGGCCGTGGCAAAGCCCTGCAGGCTGAACACCACCGCACGCTGCACGTCGTCATCGGCCGCCTCGATGTCCTCCACCGAGCAGCCGAGCCGCTCGGCAACCTCGGCGACGGTGGGCGTGCGGCCCAGCTCGGCGGTGAGTTCCTGACGGGCGGAGTCGGTCCTGCGGGCCCGCTGGCGCACCGAGCGGCTGGCCCAGTCCAGCCCGCGCAGCTCGTCGAGGAGGGCACCGCGCACCCGGGCGGCGGCGAACCGGGCGAACGGCACGCCGCGCGAGTCGTCGAACCCGCGGGCCGCCGCGACCAGCGCCGCGTAGCCGGCCGACAGCAGGTCGTCCCGGTTCACATGGGCGGGCACCCGGGCGAGCATCTCGCGCACCAGGTGACCGACGAGCGGCATGTGCGCCCGGACGACGTCCTCGCGACGGCGATCGGCTTCGACAACACCACTCATGGACGTTCTCCTCAGGTACCAGCCGGTTCGGGGGGAAATGCACCGGCGCTGAGGAGTACGGTGCGGCCCGCTGAGTGCAGCCCGGGTCACATTCAGGTGCAGCCGGGTTGCGGAGAGTGGGCGCGTACACTTGATCTCGCCTTCGGGTCGGCCTCCACGAGCAGCGACTCACGCGCGGCGCTTTCTCAAGCGCAGAGATCCACGCGCGGCCCGCGCCGGGAAGGACCCTGACCCATGAGACGTATGGAGTTCCCACCTGATGACCACGTTCACCGACCTCGGCGTGCCCGCCGAGCTCGCAGCGGTCCTGACCGGCCTCGGCATCACGAGCCCGTTCCCGATCCAGACCGCCACCCTGCCCGACTCGCTGGCCGGCCGGGACGTGCTCGGCCGCGGCCGGACCGGATCCGGCAAGACCTACGCGTTCGCCCTGCCGGTCGTCACCCGGCTCGCCGCCTCCGGCACCCCGCGCAAGCCCGGCCGGCCGCGCGCCCTGATCCTCGCGCCCACCCGTGAGCTGGCCACCCAGATCGAAGCCACGATCGCGCCGCTGGCCGAGGCGGTGGGCCTGCGCACCCTGACCGTCTTCGGCGGCGTCGGCGCCAACCCGCAGATCCGCGGCCTGCGCAACGGCGTCGACATCCTGGTCGCCTGCCCCGGCCGGCTCGACGACCACCTGCGCAACGGCCACGCCAGCCTCGACTCGATCGAGATCACCGTGCTCGACGAGGCCGACCACATGGCCGACCTCGGCTTCCTGCCGGTGGTCCGGCGGCTGATGGACGCCACCCCCCGCGACGGCCAGCGGATGCTGTTCTCGGCCACCCTCGACGGCGGCGTCGACGTGCTGGTCAAGCGGTTCATGCGCAACCCCGTCACGCACCACGTGGACGCCGCGGCCGAGGCCCCGGTGCAGATGGCCCACCACGTCCTGCACGTACGCCACGACGACCGCTTCCCGGTCCTGGTCGACCTGGTCGCGGCCCCCGGCCGGACGGTCGTGTTCACCCGCACCAAGCGCCGCGCCAAGACCCTGACCCGCCAGCTCATCCAGGCCGGCGTCCCGGCGGTCGAGCTGCACGGCAACCTCGCCCAGAACGCCCGCAACCGCAACCTCTCCGCGTTCTCCGACGGCAGCGCCCAGACCCTGGTCGCCACCGACATCGCGGCCCGGGGCATCCACGTCGACGACGTCTCGCTGGTCATCCACGCCGACCCGCCGGTCGAGCACAAGGCCTACCTGCACCGCTCGGGCCGCACCGCCCGGGCCGGCGCCCAGGGCACGGTCATCACCCTGATGACCGACGACCAGCAGACCGACGTCCGCGACCTGACCCGCAAGGCCGGCATCAAGCCGACCACCACCCGCACCCGCCCCGGCGACGCCCTGCTGACCGAGCTGGCCCCGGGCGAACGCTCCTTCACCGCCCCGGCCGACTTCGCCTCGGCCATGGCGCTGACCGCCACCTCCCGCCCCGGCAGCGCCGACCCCGACGCCGCCGACGGCAGTGATGGCGGCGGGCGGGCGCGGCGCGGGCGGCGGCGCGGCGGCAGCGGTCGCCCGGTGGCCACCGACGGTTCCCCGGCTGCGGGCGGGCGCTCGGCCCCGGCGGGTTCGCAACGCCGTCGCTCCGCGGCGGCTGACTCCCGCTCCGGCGCCGGCTCTCCGGCTCAGGGCGGGCGGGCCGCCGGCTCGTCGGCTTCGTCGTCGCGCGGCGGGCGGGCGGCCGGGTCGTCGGCTGCGTCGGGGCAGGGCGGGTCCGCCCAGGGTGGACGGGCCCAAGGTGGCCGGTCCTCTTCCCACGGTGGGGCCCAGCCGGCCCAGGGCGCGCAGAACCGCAACCGGCGCAGCGGCGGCACCGGCTCAACCCCGGTGCACACCAGCCAGACCGGTGGAGCAGCAGCCTTCTCCGCCGGCAGCCGGGTCGGCACCCGGCGTGGCCGCTGACGTTCCCCCCCAGCACCTGGTCAGCCCCGGCACCTCGCCGGGGCTGACTGCTGTGCGGTGACGTCCGGCGGCGCCGCGGTCAGGGGATCCGGACCGCGATCTCGCCGCCCAGGCGGTAGCCGTCGCTGAGGCGCAGGTCGTCACCGCTCCAGAAGCTGCCCGGGTCGTACCAGCTGGCCTTGCGACCGCGGGGCAGCAAACCCATGCTCTCGTACGTCACAGCCACCACCTCGGCGCAGTAAGCCGTCTCCAGGTCAGTGCCCGGTTCGCTGTGCTGCCACGGGAGCCGCACCTGCGGCACGCGGCCGCGCAGCCAACGCCAGGCCAGCTGGCTGCTGGACGGGAACGGGGTGCCGTCGAGGCGGGCCACCGTTTTCAGCGCCCTGTCCTCCATCTCCTTGGTCACCGGCTGTTCGAGCTGCCGCAGCCAGCCTCGTTGGCCGTACCGCCGGGCCCAGACCGTGACCGCGTCGCGCAGGTCGTGCAGCTGCACCCCGCGCTGGAAGGTGCCGGACCACATGTCGGGCAACGACCTGCCCAGCTCGGCGTGCCACATCAGGGGTGGCATGTCGTCCACCACGATCGACATGCCGACATGGTTGACCGGGCTGTTGGTCATCGTCTGGATCGCCCGGTCCGGGCCTGAACGGCCGCGGAAGATCCAGATATCTCCCGTACGGGTCAGGTCGATCGCGTCTTCCAGGGTGATGTCGGCTACCACTTGTCTATCCTCGGCTGATGCGTTGGTGGAAAGTAGCGGGATTGGCGGGGCTGGCGGGCATCGCGGCCACGGGTGCGGTGCTGGCCCGGCAGGAGCGGCAGCGCCGGGCGTACACACCGGAGGAGATCCGCGAGCGGTTGCACGCGCGGGTCGCCGAAGCGGAGAGCACGCCGGAGTCGGTGACCGTCGACGACGAATAGATCCTAGACAACATCGGTGTCCCGGAGCAGCGACCACAGGCCGGCGCCGTCCGGTGCGGAGAACCACGTCTTGCCCCCGGAGCCCACCGCCTCCGGGGTGCCGGACGGCCCCGGGACGGCACCGGCCAGCACCGCCTGCGTCGGCGAGAGCCGGCGGATCGCGACCGCGGCCACACTGTCCGGGTGGGCGTGCGCGAACTCCGAGTAGATCTCCTGGTCGTGCTGGCCGTCGTCGCCGATCAGCAGCCAGCGGATGTCCGGGAACTCGCTGGACAGCCGGGCCAGGGTGTTGCGCTTGTGCTCCTGGCCGCTGCGGAACCAGCGGTCCGGCGTGGGACCCCAGTCGGTCAGCAGCAGCGGGCCGGCCGGGTACAGGTGCCGCGACAGGAAACGGTTGAGCGCCGGCGCCACGTTCCACGCGCCGGTCGACAGGTAGAACACCGGCGCGCCCGGGTTGGCGTTGACCAGGCGCTCATAGAGAACGGCCATGCCGGGTACGGCCATCCGCGCATGCTCATCCAGCACGAAGGTGTTCCAGGCGGCGAGCAGCGGACGCGGCAGCGCGGTCACCATGACGGTGTCGTCGATGTCGCTGATCACGCCGAACTTCATCGCCGGATCGACCACCCGGATCGGTGCCTCGACCGGCTGCGCCCCCTCGGTCGTCAGCCGTACGCAGGCCCAGCCCGGCTCGAGGTCGCCCTTGACCCTGGTGTCGACGTAGCCGCTGCGATCCGTGCGGGTCTCGTGGATCTGATCGCCGACCTGGATCTGAACGGGCGCGTTGTGCACCGGCGACGAGGTGAAGCTGCGCCAGCCGCGGACCTTTTCCAGCCGCTTGCCCGCCTGGTTGCGCCGCGTGAGCACCACCCGGGCCATCACCCGGGCCCACCCGGGCGCACCGTAGCCCGTGTAAGCCGTGATCACCGGCTGCCAGCCGCGTTGCCGCAGCCTCCGCTCGACGACCTCGTGCACGGCGTCCTCGATCCGCGCGGCGCGATGCAGCCGCACGGCGGGCGGGCGGCCCGCCGGGGTCACTGACACGTCGGCCTCCTGCCGTTGCTACTCAACGCCCCTGTGACGGTACCTGCCCCACCGGCACCGCGCGCCACAACCGGCCGTCGCGGCTGCACCCCAGTCATTGCCCCATCCGCCCCCAGTCGATGCACACCCAGTGCAATGCTTCTCCGGCCGTCGTGTCGGTCGCTACCCGGAGGTCCACCCCCGAGCGTCCACCTCGGCCGCTGCGTTCCCGCTCTCCCACGACTACCGCGATCCCGCTCTCCCCCGGGCCACCGCGATCCCACTCTCCCGTGCCGCCGCGATCCCACTCTCCCGGCCGCCACGTTCCCGCTCTCCCACGACCGCAGCTCTCCCGTTCTCCCATCACTACCGCGACCCTGCTTGTCCCGGGCCGACACGTTCCCGCTCTCTCCCGGCCGCCGCGTTCCCGCTCCACCCAGGCCGGCGCGTTCCCGCTGTCTCCTGACCACCACGTTCCCGCACACTCCCGGCCGCCGCGTTCCCGCTCCCCCGGGCTGGCGCGTTCCCGCTTTCTCCCGGGCCACCGTGATCCGCCTCTCCCCCGGCCGCCACGTTCCCGCTCTCCCATCACCACCGCGATCTTGCTCTTCCCGGGCCGGCGCGTTCCCGCTCGCTTCCGGCCACCGCGTTCCCGCTCCCCCGGGCCGGCGCGTTCCCGCTCTCGGGCATGACGGTGCTCCTCTCGATGCCCGTCCCCATCGCATTCCTCCCCCGGCCGCCACGTTCCCGCTCTCCCACGACCGCAGCTCTCCCGATCTCCCATCACCACGGCGATCCTGCTCGTCCCGTGCCGGCGCGATCCCGCTCTCTCCTGGCCACCGCGTTCCCGCTCACTTTTACCCACCGCGTTCCTGCTCGCTCCTGGCCGGCGCGTTCCCGCTCTCTCCAGGACGGCGCGATCCCTGCTCTCCCAAGATCACCGCTTCTTCCGGGGCCGTTTCCCTCGCGGGCGAGCGGAGGTCAGGCCGATGGGCGGGTGCGGGCGGTGGTTTCAGGCGGGGTGCCGGAGACCGCGGGGTACGGGGAGGAGACACGGGCGGTGGGGACCGCGGGGTTCGGCGAAGTGATATGGGCGGGCGACGCCCCTGGCCGGGAGCGGGCCGGGTGGCGAGGATGACTGGCCGGGTCCGGACGGCGGGCGTCGTTCGCGTTGCCGGTGCGACGACGGTCGCGGGGCGTTGCCGAACGGGCCGACGCAGCACGGGTGGGCTACACCGAGCGGGTCGGCACAGCACGGGTGGGCTACACCCAGCGGGTCGGCACAGCACGACGGGCTACAGCGAACCAACCGACAACAACCCGGCGACCGACACCAGACCAGCCGACACAGCCACGACGAGCTACACCGAACCAACCGACAACGACCCGGCGACCGACACCAGACCAGCCGACACAGCCACGACGAGCTACACCGAACCAACCGACACCAACGCAGCGACCGACACCGAACGGGCCGACACACCACGGCGGGCTACACCGAACGGGCCGACGCAGGCGTGGCAACCGACACCGAACCAGCCGACGCCGACGCCGACGTGGCGGGCTACGCCGAGCGGGCCGACGCTGACGTGGGGACGGACACCGAGCGGGCCGACGCAGCCACGGCGGGCATTGCCGGGCGGGGCGACGCGGGCATCGCGGGCGACGTCGAACGGGCCGGCGCGGGCATGGCGGGCGATGCCGAGCGGGGCGACGCAGGCATGGCGGGCATTGCGGAGCGGGCCGGCGCGGGCATCGCGGGCATTGCCGTGCGGGCCGGCGCGGGCATGGCGGGCGAAATCGGGCGGGCTGGGGCGGGCGTGGTGGCTGCGGTGGTTCTGGGGGTTGGGAGGGTGTGGCGGGCTGGGGTTGTGGACCGGGTGGTGCTGGTGAGCAGGTTTGCGGCCAGGGCTTGCGCGCGGAGGGTGCGGAGGGCGGTGGCGGCGCGTTCGGAGCGGGTCCAGGCCTGGTGTTCGCGGGCGGTGGCGGCCTTGTACTCGGCGAAGCGGTGGTCGCGGGCGGCGGTGCGCAGGGCGGTTTCCTGGGCTACCGGGTGCTTGCGGGGGTTCCAGCCGCCGCGGTGGGCCAGGGCCTCGTTGAGCTGGCCGATGGAGAGTTCGCGCTGACGGCAGGCGGCCAGCGCGCGGCGGTGCAGGAAGCGTTCGCGGTCGGCGATCTCGGCCCGGGTGCGGCGCTGTTTGAGGATCGGGTAGGACGCGGCCGCGGTGCACCGGCGGGCCACGCGATCGGCGGCATCGTAGGCGGCCCAGGCGGCTTCGACCTCGGCCTGCGCCTGCTCCCAGACGCTGCGGCACTGCTCAGCCGTTTCGGCGGCGCTGCGGATCGCCGCGTCGATCCCGGCCGCGCGCCGCTCAGCCTCGGCCCGGACCGCTGCCGCCTCGGCGGCCCGTCCGGAACGGAGGACGCCGGAACGGAGGATGCCGATCCGGGACGGGCGGTCCGCCGGGGAGGGTCCGGGGAAGGAACCGGCAGAAGCAGCGGAGGGGAAGGCAGGCGAGGAAGCCGCACGCGGGCGGCCAGGGGCGGAGCGATGGCGGGGCAGGGCGAGGCCGGCCACCGCGGCGGCCAGGGACAGCAGCAGGATCATCCAGATGAGGGCGGCGGTTTCCATCGTTGGCACCGGCTTCTCTTGTGTGTCGGGATCACTGACTGTGGGGGGATCGAACCGGGGGTCCGGCACCTGGCTGCCCGGTCATGGCGTGCCAAGGCCCGCAGCGAACCGGGCAGACCGCAGAACCAGGGAGACCGCAGAACCGGGCAGACCGCAGAACCGGCGAGGACCGCAGAACCAGGGCTGGTCAGGCGGGCGGCGCGCGACCGGCGAAGGCGGCCTGGTGAACGGTGCCGGGCAGCGGGATGGGCCGACCGGCCGGGTTGAGCTCGGCGGTCTCGGCAAGGTCGGGCGCGGGGGCGGGCGCCGGGCCGGAGGTCTGCGGGGCGTCGGCCGGGCCGGGCACGAGGACACGGTCGGTCACCGCGGTGCCGGTGAGCGGCGCATCGACGACTGTGCCGACGGTGGCGGGCTCGGGGGCCGGGGACGGGCTGGTGAGCGCGGGTGCGGCGAACGCGAGGGCGATCAGGGCCAGGCCGGTGAGAAATTGCAGCAGGCGGCGCCCGTCCCAGAGACGGGGCACGGCGCGCGCCACCACAGTCACCCCGTCAACGTACCGCGAACCGCAGGTCCGTGCACAGATCGCATCGATTGAGCGTCTCGTCCCACTCCGGAGAGTGACCGCGGCAGTGCGGGACAATGGCAGGGTGGAAAAAGTCGAGGAGCTGGCCGGCTGGGTGGCCGACGGCGGCGTGGTGGTGCTCAGCGGGGCCGGGTTGTCGACCGAGTCCGGCATCCCGGACTACCGGGGGCCGTCCGGCGCGGCGCGGCGGAGCACCCCGATGACCTATCAGACGTTCACCCGGGATCCGATCGCCCGGCGGCGGTACTGGGCGCGCAGCCATCTGGGCTGGCGCACGATCGGCGATGCCCGGGCCAATGCCGGGCACCGGGCCGTGGCACGGCTGCAGGAGCTGGGCCGGATCGACGGCATCATCACGCAGAACGTGGACGGCCTGCACCAGGACGGCGGCGCGCACGGCGTGGTCGAGCTGCACGGCAATCTGGCCCGGGTGGCCTGCCTGGACTGCGGCGAGATCACCGGGCGGGCCGCGCTGGAGGAACGGCTGGTCGCCGCCAACCCGGGGTTCGGCGCGGTGGTGTCCGCCGTCAACCCGGACGGCGACGTGGAGATCGACGATGCCGCGCTGGACGGCTTCACCGTGGTCAACTGTGCCGGCTGCGGGGGGATGCTCAAGCCGGATGTCGTCTACTTCGGCGAGACGGTGCCGCGCAGCCGGGTGGACCGCAGCTTCGAGCTGGTCGCCGGGGCGCGCACGTTGCTGGTGCTGGGTTCGTCGCTGACTGTCATGTCGGGGCGCCGGTTCGTGTTGCGGGCGGCCAAGGACGGCATCCGGATC includes:
- a CDS encoding ATP-binding domain-containing protein, whose protein sequence is MLPQQGAVLSSSADGTETIESEQAYLTTLYQRLDVLREQAADRLRATLLESGGTPQGRSQREAVRSHWAEQVAQMNSVENGLCFGRLDFTADNPRYIGRIGLFAEDREEDPLLVDWRAPAARPFYLATAVSPEGVTRRRHLRTRGRKLVGVDDEVLDLDAGGTSGREDVTGEAALLSALTAGRTGRMRDIVETIQAEQDEVIRSGLAGVLVVQGGPGTGKTAVALHRAAYLLYTYRQQLTRQGVLILGPNATFLRYISQVLPSLAETGVLLATLGDMFPGVTARATEAPEAAALKGRLGMLDVLAKAVADRQTVPDDYIEVDHDGYPLRIERAVCEDARAAARRSGRPHNVARSIFVTEAIHALSLQIAERIGADPLGGDNLLEEADLAETRRELREDLDVQQALFDLWPVLTPRRVLRDLLSDADRLQSAAVELSTAERELLLRPRDSRWTAADVPLLDELAELLGVDDTLRARAAAQERRQAIEYAEGVLEIVEGSRSLDFEDQEEEILSAIDVVDATRFVERHEVLDTRTAAERAAADRTWVFGHVIVDEAQELSPMAWRLLMRRNPSRSMTVVGDVAQTGDLAGTTTWDQVFEPYVGQRWRLAELTVNYRTPAEIMAVAADVLASVDPSLQPPRSVREAGDTPWARRVRPETLAAELIGTVREEAAVVADGRVGVLVPDALEQPLGDALTAALPEAAVGEQPDLLNHIVLMTVRQAKGLEFDSVLVVQPHDIVAESPRGLSDLYVAVTRATRRLGVLHTEELPKELNSLA
- a CDS encoding sigma-70 family RNA polymerase sigma factor, with translation MSGVVEADRRREDVVRAHMPLVGHLVREMLARVPAHVNRDDLLSAGYAALVAAARGFDDSRGVPFARFAAARVRGALLDELRGLDWASRSVRQRARRTDSARQELTAELGRTPTVAEVAERLGCSVEDIEAADDDVQRAVVFSLQGFATAGADDMVTEPSAGPEEMLIRRERLGYLRHAVDVLPDRLRAVITGYFFEERPMAMIAAELGVTESRVSQLRAEALSLLKDGLNTHLEPTLATGLKDGCVARRRAAYYDQIGAHGTLRDRLAVTGVDGLPVAA
- a CDS encoding DEAD/DEAH box helicase, which codes for MTTFTDLGVPAELAAVLTGLGITSPFPIQTATLPDSLAGRDVLGRGRTGSGKTYAFALPVVTRLAASGTPRKPGRPRALILAPTRELATQIEATIAPLAEAVGLRTLTVFGGVGANPQIRGLRNGVDILVACPGRLDDHLRNGHASLDSIEITVLDEADHMADLGFLPVVRRLMDATPRDGQRMLFSATLDGGVDVLVKRFMRNPVTHHVDAAAEAPVQMAHHVLHVRHDDRFPVLVDLVAAPGRTVVFTRTKRRAKTLTRQLIQAGVPAVELHGNLAQNARNRNLSAFSDGSAQTLVATDIAARGIHVDDVSLVIHADPPVEHKAYLHRSGRTARAGAQGTVITLMTDDQQTDVRDLTRKAGIKPTTTRTRPGDALLTELAPGERSFTAPADFASAMALTATSRPGSADPDAADGSDGGGRARRGRRRGGSGRPVATDGSPAAGGRSAPAGSQRRRSAAADSRSGAGSPAQGGRAAGSSASSSRGGRAAGSSAASGQGGSAQGGRAQGGRSSSHGGAQPAQGAQNRNRRSGGTGSTPVHTSQTGGAAAFSAGSRVGTRRGR
- a CDS encoding App1 family protein, which produces MSVTPAGRPPAVRLHRAARIEDAVHEVVERRLRQRGWQPVITAYTGYGAPGWARVMARVVLTRRNQAGKRLEKVRGWRSFTSSPVHNAPVQIQVGDQIHETRTDRSGYVDTRVKGDLEPGWACVRLTTEGAQPVEAPIRVVDPAMKFGVISDIDDTVMVTALPRPLLAAWNTFVLDEHARMAVPGMAVLYERLVNANPGAPVFYLSTGAWNVAPALNRFLSRHLYPAGPLLLTDWGPTPDRWFRSGQEHKRNTLARLSSEFPDIRWLLIGDDGQHDQEIYSEFAHAHPDSVAAVAIRRLSPTQAVLAGAVPGPSGTPEAVGSGGKTWFSAPDGAGLWSLLRDTDVV
- a CDS encoding NAD-dependent protein deacetylase, translated to MEKVEELAGWVADGGVVVLSGAGLSTESGIPDYRGPSGAARRSTPMTYQTFTRDPIARRRYWARSHLGWRTIGDARANAGHRAVARLQELGRIDGIITQNVDGLHQDGGAHGVVELHGNLARVACLDCGEITGRAALEERLVAANPGFGAVVSAVNPDGDVEIDDAALDGFTVVNCAGCGGMLKPDVVYFGETVPRSRVDRSFELVAGARTLLVLGSSLTVMSGRRFVLRAAKDGIRIAIVNQGVTRGEPYAQLIVDGPLGSILPRLAQDVDDALYVSNER